Proteins from a single region of Mumia flava:
- a CDS encoding DUF4260 family protein: MPTQIRVTQRLEAGAAALLALTAAVVLYPGWWWVVLAAFLAFDLSMLGYLRSSAVGATTYNLVHNFVAPAVAAVAAVVVAPADPVASTAVGVVACAWAFHVGVDRALGYGLKLPDSFRSTHLGAIGTTPSARRGRAARPREGSL, translated from the coding sequence ATGCCCACCCAGATCCGGGTCACCCAGCGGCTCGAGGCGGGTGCGGCCGCTCTCCTCGCCCTCACCGCGGCCGTCGTGCTGTATCCCGGCTGGTGGTGGGTGGTCCTCGCGGCGTTCCTCGCCTTCGACCTCTCGATGCTCGGCTACCTGCGGTCGTCCGCCGTCGGCGCCACGACGTACAACCTGGTCCACAACTTCGTCGCCCCCGCCGTGGCTGCGGTTGCCGCGGTCGTCGTGGCACCGGCGGATCCGGTCGCCTCGACGGCCGTCGGCGTCGTCGCGTGCGCGTGGGCCTTCCACGTCGGCGTCGATCGCGCTCTCGGGTACGGCCTGAAGCTGCCGGACTCGTTCAGGAGCACCCATCTCGGCGCGATCGGCACGACCCCGTCGGCGAGACGGGGTCGTGCGGCGCGACCACGCGAGGGCTCTCTCTGA
- a CDS encoding alpha/beta fold hydrolase: MGLITVGEENTTPIELYYEDHGTGQPVVLIHGYPLNGHSWERQARELLAEGYRVITYDRRGFGRSSKVGSGYDYDTFAADLDTVMETLDLRDVVLVGFSMGTGELARYVARHGHERVAKLAFLASLEPFLPVRDDNPDGVPQEVFDGIQAAAKDDRYAWYSQFFSDFYNLDENLGERISQDAVTASWNVAVSSAPVAAYAVVDSWIEDFRADVESVRESGKPTMILHGTADNILPIDATARRFRQLLPDATYVEIEGAPHGLLWTHADDVNAALRAFLG, encoded by the coding sequence ATGGGACTCATCACCGTCGGGGAAGAGAACACCACCCCGATCGAGCTCTACTACGAGGATCACGGAACGGGCCAGCCCGTCGTCCTCATCCACGGCTACCCCCTGAACGGCCACAGCTGGGAGCGTCAGGCACGCGAGCTGCTCGCCGAGGGATACCGCGTCATCACCTACGACCGCCGCGGCTTCGGCCGCTCCTCGAAGGTCGGCTCCGGCTACGACTACGACACGTTCGCGGCCGACCTCGACACCGTGATGGAGACCCTCGACCTCCGCGACGTCGTGCTGGTGGGCTTCTCCATGGGCACCGGAGAGCTGGCTCGGTACGTCGCACGCCACGGCCACGAGCGGGTCGCGAAGCTCGCGTTCCTCGCCTCGCTCGAGCCCTTCCTCCCCGTCCGCGACGACAATCCCGACGGCGTACCGCAGGAGGTCTTCGACGGCATCCAGGCAGCGGCGAAGGACGACCGCTACGCGTGGTACTCGCAGTTCTTCTCCGACTTCTACAACCTGGACGAGAATCTCGGCGAACGCATCAGCCAGGACGCCGTCACCGCCAGCTGGAACGTCGCGGTCTCCAGTGCACCGGTGGCGGCCTACGCCGTCGTCGACTCCTGGATCGAGGACTTCCGGGCGGACGTCGAGTCGGTCCGCGAGAGCGGGAAGCCCACCATGATCCTGCACGGCACGGCCGACAACATCCTTCCCATCGACGCCACCGCCCGACGGTTCCGCCAGCTGCTGCCCGACGCGACCTACGTCGAGATCGAGGGCGCGCCGCACGGGCTGCTGTGGACGCACGCCGACGACGTCAACGCGGCCCTGCGCGCCTTCCTCGGCTGA
- a CDS encoding aminotransferase class I/II-fold pyridoxal phosphate-dependent enzyme — MPTDPRGLRHDAPLLDAWLRFREEPPTPFTIPGHKQRTDLVGDVVAGDVPLYAGLDTMKLTGGTLTQAERRAARLWAADVCRFSTGGATHANQAVALAVAGDGDEVVVSRTLHRSLLLGLVLAGLTPVWVRPDIDAETGLPLGVPPTAVREALTDHPDARAVFVGDPSYVGTVGDVAGIADAAHDHGVPLIVDAAWAAHFGFHPDLPRHPLQLGADVMITSAHKTLPAWSQAALVLARTERIDAARLDAGVEATATTSPAGAILASTDAARALLERDGEELLGGAIAATRAARDRLRAVDGLAVLDGAAMDPLKLALVLSGTGADGNAVERDLLAAGLPVESADRDVIVAVVSLADTAQSLDRLAGEIVASVARHRSAPRPVVGPSTYRVEAVTATPPRQAFFAAAEAVPLEDAVGRVSAELVAPYPPGIPVLAPGERVTAETRAALRDAQHAGVRIAYAADPTLRTLRVTRG, encoded by the coding sequence ATGCCGACTGACCCCCGCGGCCTGCGACACGACGCGCCGCTCCTCGATGCCTGGCTGCGGTTCCGCGAGGAGCCGCCGACGCCGTTCACCATCCCCGGGCACAAGCAGCGCACCGATCTCGTGGGCGACGTGGTCGCCGGCGACGTCCCGCTCTACGCCGGCCTGGACACGATGAAGCTCACCGGCGGCACCCTGACCCAGGCCGAGCGCCGTGCCGCACGGCTGTGGGCCGCGGACGTCTGCCGCTTCTCGACCGGCGGTGCGACGCACGCCAACCAGGCGGTCGCGCTCGCGGTGGCGGGCGACGGCGACGAGGTCGTCGTCAGCCGTACGCTGCACCGCTCGCTGCTGCTCGGGCTCGTGCTCGCCGGCCTGACGCCGGTCTGGGTCCGGCCGGACATCGATGCGGAGACCGGGCTGCCGCTCGGCGTACCACCGACGGCCGTACGCGAGGCGCTGACCGACCATCCCGACGCACGGGCCGTGTTCGTCGGCGACCCGTCGTACGTCGGCACGGTCGGCGACGTCGCCGGGATCGCCGACGCCGCTCACGACCACGGCGTCCCGCTGATCGTCGACGCGGCCTGGGCGGCACACTTCGGCTTCCACCCCGACCTGCCGCGCCACCCGCTCCAGCTCGGCGCCGACGTGATGATCACCAGTGCGCACAAGACGCTGCCGGCGTGGAGCCAGGCCGCGCTCGTCCTCGCACGCACCGAGCGGATCGATGCGGCCCGCCTCGACGCCGGTGTGGAGGCGACCGCGACCACGAGCCCCGCCGGCGCGATCCTGGCCAGCACGGACGCCGCCCGCGCGCTGCTCGAGCGTGACGGCGAGGAGCTGCTGGGCGGCGCGATCGCCGCCACCAGGGCAGCACGCGACCGGCTGCGGGCCGTCGACGGGCTGGCCGTCCTCGACGGCGCAGCGATGGATCCGCTCAAGCTGGCCCTCGTTCTCAGCGGCACGGGCGCCGACGGCAACGCCGTCGAGCGCGACCTGCTGGCCGCCGGGCTGCCCGTCGAGTCCGCCGACCGCGACGTGATCGTCGCCGTGGTGTCGCTGGCCGACACCGCGCAGTCGCTGGACCGGCTCGCCGGCGAGATCGTCGCGTCCGTCGCGCGACACCGCAGCGCGCCCCGACCCGTCGTCGGGCCGTCGACCTACCGGGTCGAGGCGGTGACCGCGACGCCTCCCCGGCAGGCGTTCTTCGCAGCGGCCGAGGCTGTGCCCCTGGAGGACGCCGTCGGCCGGGTCAGCGCCGAGCTCGTCGCGCCGTACCCTCCCGGCATCCCGGTGCTCGCCCCCGGGGAACGCGTGACCGCCGAGACCCGCGCGGCCCTTCGCGACGCTCAGCACGCCGGCGTGCGCATCGCGTACGCAGCCGACCCGACCCTGCGTACCCTGCGGGTGACCCGGGGCTGA
- a CDS encoding M20 family metallopeptidase: MHEAEISAVELLAELVAIDSVNPGLVPGAAGETRIVEHVRTRLDATGFATTVVDAPGVADRPSLLAVAPGPEDQPTIVFVGHLDTVGVDGMAHPFVPHVDGDRLSGRGAADMKGGVAAMVAAAEHLSSAGAAVRPVLALVSDEEHACLGSEAVIAALPTLGIRPDVCLIAEPTDLAPCRSLRGFAVVRVTFEGVAAHSSQAELGVNAVTHLGRLLHAVDARADAVRESGGDLVATVAAGGSSAFVVPDHAECLVEMRTRPELASAAALDEVRSLIAPGWRADAALLAHRDGWRMDPAGPAADLAGRLCDVLGTTPTFDAPYWMEAPLWQQVCPTLVCGPSGGGLHAVDEWVDLGQVRALTTALITVLSTTPTDWRPDAD, translated from the coding sequence ATGCACGAGGCGGAGATCAGCGCCGTCGAGCTGCTGGCCGAGCTCGTGGCGATCGACAGCGTCAACCCCGGACTGGTGCCCGGAGCTGCCGGAGAGACGCGGATCGTCGAGCACGTCCGCACGCGACTCGACGCCACCGGGTTCGCTACGACGGTGGTGGACGCGCCGGGCGTCGCGGATCGACCGAGCCTGCTCGCCGTGGCGCCCGGCCCGGAGGACCAGCCGACGATCGTGTTCGTCGGTCATCTCGACACGGTCGGTGTCGACGGGATGGCGCACCCGTTCGTGCCCCACGTCGACGGAGACCGGCTCAGCGGCCGCGGCGCCGCCGACATGAAGGGCGGTGTCGCTGCGATGGTCGCCGCGGCGGAGCACCTGTCATCAGCCGGCGCGGCCGTACGGCCGGTGCTCGCGCTCGTCTCCGACGAGGAGCACGCCTGCCTCGGCAGCGAGGCCGTCATCGCCGCGCTCCCGACGCTCGGGATCCGGCCTGACGTCTGCCTGATCGCCGAACCGACCGACCTCGCCCCGTGCCGGTCGTTGCGCGGCTTCGCCGTGGTGCGCGTGACCTTCGAGGGCGTGGCGGCGCACAGCTCGCAGGCGGAGCTCGGCGTCAACGCCGTGACCCACCTCGGTCGCCTGCTCCACGCCGTGGACGCCCGCGCCGACGCCGTCCGCGAGTCCGGCGGCGACCTCGTGGCGACCGTTGCCGCCGGCGGCTCCTCCGCGTTCGTCGTGCCCGACCACGCCGAGTGCCTCGTCGAGATGCGGACCCGGCCCGAGCTGGCCAGCGCCGCAGCACTCGACGAGGTCCGATCCCTGATCGCTCCCGGGTGGCGCGCCGACGCCGCGCTGCTCGCGCACCGGGACGGCTGGCGGATGGACCCGGCCGGGCCGGCCGCAGACCTCGCCGGCCGGCTCTGCGACGTGCTGGGGACGACGCCGACGTTCGACGCCCCGTACTGGATGGAGGCACCGTTGTGGCAGCAGGTCTGCCCGACTCTGGTCTGCGGACCCTCCGGCGGTGGGCTGCACGCGGTCGACGAGTGGGTCGACCTCGGCCAGGTCAGGGCCCTCACGACCGCACTCATCACGGTCCTGAGCACGACGCCGACCGACTGGAGGCCCGATGCCGACTGA
- a CDS encoding ABC transporter permease produces MLEIARSELIQIFRNRLVLVTGLVIPFVVSAFFVYRHEFFTEEASLGYIAAIVVFTVMAFGLYATAVTTLASRRQNLFLKRLRSTAASDSGILTGLVLPLTVISLLQVVAILAVFGVVASSPAQVPLLVVAILASVVMMVALALATAGLTTSPEHAQVTTLPVSLGIIAVASWVGIAGTDELTLLKRLLPGGSATELVVDAWNGGVALADSLPLLVPTLAWVLVAVALAVRLFRWEPRR; encoded by the coding sequence ATGCTCGAGATCGCTCGCAGCGAGCTGATCCAGATCTTCCGGAACCGGCTCGTCCTCGTGACCGGGCTGGTCATCCCGTTCGTCGTCAGTGCGTTCTTCGTCTACCGCCACGAGTTCTTCACCGAGGAGGCGAGCCTCGGCTACATCGCGGCGATCGTGGTCTTCACCGTGATGGCCTTCGGGCTGTACGCGACCGCGGTGACCACGCTGGCCTCGCGTAGGCAGAACCTCTTCCTCAAGCGGCTCCGCTCCACCGCCGCCTCGGACTCCGGGATCCTCACCGGCCTGGTTCTTCCCCTCACGGTCATCTCGCTCCTCCAGGTGGTCGCGATCCTGGCCGTCTTCGGTGTGGTCGCGAGCAGCCCCGCGCAGGTGCCGCTGCTGGTGGTGGCCATCCTGGCGTCCGTCGTCATGATGGTCGCGCTGGCCCTCGCCACGGCGGGCCTCACGACGTCGCCCGAGCACGCGCAGGTGACCACGCTGCCCGTGAGTCTCGGCATCATCGCGGTGGCCAGCTGGGTGGGGATCGCGGGGACCGACGAGCTCACCCTCCTCAAGCGACTCCTCCCCGGCGGGTCGGCGACCGAGCTGGTCGTCGACGCCTGGAACGGCGGAGTCGCCCTCGCCGACTCGTTGCCCCTGCTGGTCCCCACCCTGGCGTGGGTGCTGGTTGCTGTGGCCCTGGCAGTCCGGCTCTTTCGCTGGGAGCCGCGCCGCTGA
- a CDS encoding alpha/beta hydrolase has translation MGADPTTDGDGSGQPAGPSPRPRRSAVRRVLRWTGVALLAFILLTLGLALVPVDVSALEESHGEPATNRGEAVELFEAWAAPEDEENVFEPCRSALYDTGARTQVAVVLFHGLTNCPRQFREIAESLRTEGMNVVVLRAPKHGIADESGTGIGPVSEASSFSAEDMVRWADASVDVAAGLGDSVRVMGISMGGLVAAWTAQNREVERVVAVAPAVGLRVLPGPLGWAAPNLVSRLPDFSVSATGDLDHAYGGETISGAAEMMLLSRAILAESDREPPQTVDVTVVTNAADTEVANARTEVLVRQWREQGAHVIARAFPARLGLPHDVVDVANPSQQTSVTYPVLLGLLNAGG, from the coding sequence ATGGGCGCAGACCCGACCACCGACGGCGACGGCTCCGGTCAGCCGGCCGGTCCCTCCCCACGACCGAGGCGCTCCGCCGTACGCCGCGTCCTCCGCTGGACCGGGGTCGCACTGCTCGCGTTCATCCTCCTCACGCTCGGCCTGGCCCTCGTCCCCGTCGACGTCAGCGCGCTGGAGGAGTCGCACGGGGAGCCGGCGACGAACCGCGGCGAGGCCGTGGAGCTGTTCGAGGCGTGGGCAGCTCCGGAGGACGAGGAGAACGTCTTCGAGCCGTGCCGCAGCGCGCTCTACGACACGGGCGCGCGTACGCAGGTCGCGGTCGTGCTGTTCCACGGCCTGACCAACTGTCCGCGGCAGTTCCGCGAGATCGCCGAGTCGCTCCGGACGGAGGGGATGAACGTCGTGGTGCTGCGAGCGCCCAAGCACGGGATCGCCGACGAGAGCGGCACCGGGATCGGCCCGGTCTCCGAGGCATCCTCGTTCTCCGCCGAGGACATGGTCCGCTGGGCCGACGCGTCGGTGGACGTGGCCGCCGGCCTCGGTGACTCGGTCCGGGTGATGGGCATCTCGATGGGCGGGCTGGTCGCAGCCTGGACGGCCCAGAACCGCGAGGTCGAGCGCGTCGTCGCCGTCGCCCCCGCGGTCGGACTGCGCGTCCTGCCGGGCCCGCTCGGCTGGGCGGCGCCGAACCTCGTCTCCCGCCTCCCGGACTTCTCCGTGTCGGCGACCGGCGACCTCGACCACGCGTACGGGGGCGAGACGATCAGCGGCGCGGCGGAGATGATGCTGCTGTCGCGTGCGATCCTGGCCGAGTCGGACCGCGAACCACCGCAGACCGTGGACGTCACGGTCGTCACGAACGCAGCGGACACCGAGGTCGCGAACGCTCGCACGGAGGTCCTCGTACGGCAGTGGCGCGAGCAGGGCGCCCACGTCATCGCACGGGCCTTCCCGGCACGCCTCGGCCTCCCGCACGACGTGGTCGACGTCGCGAACCCGTCACAGCAGACGTCGGTCACCTATCCGGTGCTCCTCGGGCTGCTGAACGCCGGCGGCTGA
- a CDS encoding nuclear transport factor 2 family protein, whose protein sequence is MTEAVIERPDPAGIAQAEALARRWLPAFLAGRRAPEDVYADAVSTWHNTGEWEAAIERTPSRARRVADGADLRVEDVRVRIFDGGWVVQSRTVGTNPEGEPVRIASCLVVTVRDGRIARFEEYADSRATDALFAAGG, encoded by the coding sequence ATGACCGAGGCCGTGATCGAGAGGCCGGACCCTGCCGGGATCGCCCAGGCCGAGGCGCTCGCGCGCCGGTGGCTGCCGGCGTTCCTCGCAGGCCGGCGCGCGCCGGAGGACGTGTACGCCGACGCCGTCAGCACCTGGCACAACACGGGGGAGTGGGAGGCGGCGATCGAGCGGACGCCGTCGCGTGCCCGTCGGGTGGCCGACGGGGCAGACCTGAGGGTCGAGGACGTACGGGTGCGGATCTTCGACGGCGGGTGGGTCGTCCAGTCCCGGACGGTCGGGACGAACCCGGAGGGCGAGCCCGTCCGGATCGCGTCCTGCCTCGTGGTGACGGTGCGCGACGGGCGGATCGCCCGCTTCGAGGAGTACGCCGACTCGCGCGCGACCGACGCGCTGTTCGCTGCCGGCGGCTGA
- a CDS encoding winged helix-turn-helix transcriptional regulator — MRRTSFEDMNCSIAQSLEIVGEWWTPLILRDALMGVRRFEQFQSRLGIARNVLATRLQTLVERGVLEEVPYSDRPVRHEYVLTEMGRELWTVMTMLLQWGDRWLAPDGAPVELVHDTCGEVVHAELMCSGCGEALQRSEVSLRHGPGAPDGGILLTDDG, encoded by the coding sequence ATGCGCCGCACCAGCTTCGAGGACATGAACTGCTCGATCGCCCAGAGCCTGGAGATCGTCGGCGAGTGGTGGACCCCGCTGATCCTGCGCGACGCACTCATGGGGGTGCGCCGCTTCGAGCAGTTCCAGAGCCGGCTCGGGATCGCCCGGAACGTCCTGGCGACCCGGCTGCAGACGTTGGTCGAGCGCGGCGTGCTGGAGGAGGTCCCGTACTCCGACCGTCCGGTCCGGCACGAGTACGTCCTCACCGAGATGGGGCGCGAGCTGTGGACCGTGATGACGATGCTGCTGCAGTGGGGCGACCGCTGGCTCGCACCCGACGGCGCCCCGGTCGAGCTCGTGCACGACACCTGCGGCGAGGTCGTGCACGCCGAGCTGATGTGCTCGGGGTGCGGTGAGGCGCTGCAGCGGTCGGAGGTGTCGCTCCGGCACGGGCCGGGTGCTCCGGACGGCGGGATCCTGCTGACCGACGACGGGTGA
- a CDS encoding winged helix-turn-helix transcriptional regulator — MDGYSCGLDLAVDLIGGKWKALILWELREGPQRFNSLGRSLEKVSAKMLTQQLKEMQHDGLVLRHSYGEVPPRVEYSMTDLGQQLLALLEPVGDWAEANYPSIRAARSA, encoded by the coding sequence ATGGACGGCTACTCATGCGGTCTCGACCTCGCGGTCGACCTCATCGGCGGGAAGTGGAAGGCGCTGATCCTGTGGGAGCTGCGCGAGGGACCACAGCGGTTCAACTCCTTGGGGCGCAGCCTCGAGAAGGTCTCCGCGAAGATGCTCACGCAACAGCTCAAGGAGATGCAGCACGATGGCCTGGTGCTCCGGCACAGCTACGGCGAGGTCCCGCCCCGAGTGGAGTACTCCATGACCGACCTGGGCCAGCAGCTCCTGGCCCTGCTCGAGCCCGTGGGCGACTGGGCCGAGGCCAACTACCCGTCCATCCGGGCCGCACGGAGCGCTTAG
- a CDS encoding helix-turn-helix transcriptional regulator has translation MGERVDLVGRRAEREAVDHLLAEARAGRSGALAVLGEAGIGKTALLEHARAVAARSGFRVETSVGVEAEMQFAFGALHQLCAPLLTQLDALPEPQRVALAVAFGQREGAAPDRFLIGLAVLNLLAEVAEEQPLMCVVDDAQWLDEASGQVLAFVARRVAAERIALLFSMRDPADGGDLSSFVGLPELRLDGLDDTSARALLAATLPTPLDDGVRHRIIAEARGNPLALLELPRGAPPTRLAGGFDLPDASSVPRRIEDSFRRRSVNLPTETQLLLLLAAAEPTGDAALLWRAAAHLGIDPETVAPAEAAGMLEIDSRVRFRHPLARSAVYQNATEPDRRRVHGALAAATDPRLDPDRRAWHRARALLGADEDVAAELVRSAGRAQSRGGLAASAAFLRHAAELTPDPAVRAGRALDAAHAEHEAGASEAALELLAVAATGPLAAMQRARLDLLRAEIAFHLTRTSDAVGMLVDVARTLTPLDAGLARESYLRALDAAIVTGDAGPGGRVLEVAEAARAAPAPPGPARPADLLLDGLVTTFTLGYEAGVPGLRRAVETFRTREPRADGEGSSDGQRWLWHASRTATALFDDEAVHELGRRHVDLARESGALATLPAALLFRSVSLVLAGDLARATELADEGVAIAAATRAMPLLHAELILAAWRGRPEQTAEISAAIVSGAGPRGRGTEVSLGQYALAVLHNGTGDYRAASDAAARACESAELNHSNLALPELVEAACRTGQQDRAARAQHELGARARAAGTPWALGLEARSRALTTTGPGAESHYLEAIEHLSRCRMAVYLARTHLVYGEWLRRARRRQDARVQLRTAHELLSDMGAEGFAARAARELRATGEHPRKRTAQPTDALTPHELQIARLVATGATSREVAAQLFLSPRTIEAHLRNIFRKLGITSRRQLRELPLS, from the coding sequence ATGGGAGAGCGCGTGGACCTCGTGGGCCGGCGCGCGGAGCGCGAAGCGGTCGACCACCTGCTCGCCGAGGCGCGGGCCGGGCGGAGCGGGGCGCTCGCGGTGCTCGGCGAAGCCGGGATCGGGAAGACGGCGCTGCTCGAGCACGCCCGCGCGGTCGCAGCACGATCCGGGTTCCGGGTGGAGACCTCGGTCGGGGTGGAGGCCGAGATGCAGTTCGCGTTCGGCGCTCTCCACCAGCTGTGCGCGCCTCTCCTGACGCAGCTCGACGCGTTGCCCGAGCCGCAGCGGGTCGCTCTGGCTGTGGCGTTCGGGCAGCGCGAGGGAGCTGCTCCGGACCGCTTCCTGATCGGGCTGGCCGTCCTCAACCTGCTGGCCGAGGTTGCCGAGGAGCAGCCGCTGATGTGCGTCGTCGACGATGCGCAGTGGCTGGACGAGGCGTCGGGTCAGGTGCTGGCCTTCGTGGCGCGGCGCGTGGCCGCCGAGCGGATCGCCCTGCTCTTCTCGATGCGCGATCCCGCCGACGGCGGCGACCTGAGCTCGTTCGTCGGACTGCCCGAGCTGCGCCTCGACGGGCTGGACGACACCAGCGCACGAGCGCTGCTGGCCGCGACGCTCCCGACGCCGCTCGACGACGGCGTGCGCCACCGGATCATCGCCGAGGCACGCGGCAACCCCCTCGCGTTGCTGGAGCTGCCGCGCGGTGCGCCTCCGACGCGGCTGGCCGGCGGGTTCGACCTGCCGGACGCGTCGAGCGTCCCGCGCCGCATCGAGGACAGCTTCCGGCGGCGCTCCGTGAACCTGCCGACCGAGACCCAGCTGCTTCTGCTGCTCGCAGCGGCCGAGCCGACCGGGGACGCGGCTCTGCTGTGGCGCGCAGCCGCTCACCTGGGCATCGATCCCGAGACCGTTGCGCCCGCAGAAGCTGCCGGGATGCTGGAGATCGACAGCCGAGTCCGGTTCCGGCATCCGCTGGCGCGCTCGGCCGTGTACCAGAACGCGACCGAGCCGGACCGTCGGCGCGTGCACGGTGCGCTGGCGGCTGCCACCGATCCTCGGCTCGATCCCGATCGGCGTGCGTGGCACCGTGCACGGGCGCTCCTGGGAGCCGACGAGGACGTCGCCGCGGAGCTGGTGCGCTCAGCCGGGCGAGCGCAGTCCCGCGGCGGGTTGGCCGCCTCGGCGGCGTTCCTCCGGCACGCGGCCGAGCTCACGCCTGACCCGGCCGTCCGGGCCGGTCGTGCGCTGGACGCTGCCCACGCCGAGCACGAGGCCGGTGCGTCCGAGGCTGCGCTGGAGCTGCTCGCCGTCGCTGCGACCGGGCCGTTGGCGGCCATGCAACGCGCTCGCCTCGACCTGCTCCGCGCCGAGATCGCGTTCCATCTGACGCGGACCAGCGACGCGGTGGGGATGCTCGTCGACGTAGCCAGGACGCTCACGCCGCTCGACGCGGGCCTGGCCCGCGAGAGCTACCTCCGCGCGCTCGACGCCGCGATCGTCACGGGCGACGCGGGTCCCGGTGGACGGGTGCTGGAGGTGGCCGAAGCTGCTCGAGCCGCGCCCGCACCACCGGGCCCGGCGCGACCGGCTGACCTGCTGCTCGACGGGCTGGTGACGACGTTCACCCTGGGGTACGAAGCGGGCGTGCCCGGACTTCGGCGCGCGGTGGAGACGTTCCGCACCCGCGAGCCACGCGCTGACGGCGAGGGCTCGAGCGACGGCCAGCGCTGGCTGTGGCACGCCAGCCGCACGGCGACGGCGCTCTTCGACGACGAGGCGGTCCACGAGCTGGGTCGTCGCCACGTGGACCTCGCACGCGAGTCGGGCGCGCTGGCCACCCTCCCCGCGGCGCTCCTCTTCCGTTCCGTGTCGCTGGTGCTCGCCGGCGACCTGGCCCGCGCGACCGAGCTCGCCGACGAAGGAGTCGCGATCGCGGCGGCGACCAGGGCGATGCCCTTGCTCCACGCCGAGCTCATCCTGGCGGCCTGGCGCGGCCGCCCGGAGCAGACGGCCGAGATCTCCGCCGCCATCGTCAGCGGGGCCGGCCCTCGAGGGCGCGGCACCGAGGTCTCACTCGGCCAGTACGCCCTGGCGGTGCTCCACAACGGCACGGGCGACTACCGTGCCGCGTCGGACGCCGCCGCGCGCGCCTGCGAGTCGGCTGAGCTGAACCACAGCAACCTGGCTCTGCCCGAGCTCGTCGAGGCTGCGTGTCGCACCGGCCAGCAGGATCGCGCGGCTCGTGCGCAGCACGAGCTCGGCGCGCGGGCCCGCGCCGCCGGGACCCCGTGGGCACTCGGGCTCGAGGCGCGCTCCCGGGCCTTGACGACCACCGGCCCGGGCGCCGAGAGCCACTATCTCGAGGCGATCGAGCACCTGAGCAGGTGCCGGATGGCCGTCTACCTCGCCCGCACCCACCTCGTGTACGGCGAGTGGCTCCGCCGCGCACGTCGGCGCCAGGACGCCCGCGTGCAGCTCCGGACGGCCCACGAGCTGTTGTCCGACATGGGCGCGGAGGGGTTCGCCGCCCGCGCTGCACGCGAGCTGCGTGCCACCGGCGAGCACCCACGGAAACGCACCGCCCAGCCCACCGACGCACTCACGCCCCACGAGCTGCAGATCGCGAGACTGGTGGCCACGGGAGCGACGTCCCGTGAGGTGGCGGCGCAGCTGTTCCTCAGCCCTCGCACGATCGAGGCCCACCTCCGCAACATCTTCCGCAAGCTGGGGATCACCTCACGCCGACAGCTCAGGGAGCTGCCGCTCTCCTGA
- a CDS encoding ABC transporter ATP-binding protein, whose translation MPGSPVIDVERLHVTYGDFEAVRDLSLQVRPGELYALLGTNGAGKTSTLEVVEGHRRAASGAVRIFGRSPQDRRAVRPRMGIMLQESGFSPDLTVEESVGLFGALSGRDDDVGRVLGVSGLTRKKDASVSQLSGGEKRRLDFATAVFGGPELVILDEPTTGLDIQSRDALWAAVDRLREDGSTVVLTTHYLEEAQQRADRIGLMHDGTLRREGTVVELTQTLPSVITFALPPGAPEPPTVGARNGAFHVETFDLQGDLYRLLDWAHGAGVELEELEAGPTRLDDVFRALEAA comes from the coding sequence ATGCCCGGTTCTCCCGTCATCGACGTCGAGCGTCTGCACGTCACGTACGGCGACTTCGAGGCCGTACGCGACCTGTCGCTGCAGGTCCGACCCGGTGAGCTCTACGCACTGCTCGGCACGAACGGAGCAGGCAAGACGTCCACGCTGGAGGTCGTCGAAGGTCACCGTCGCGCGGCCTCCGGGGCCGTACGGATCTTCGGCAGGAGCCCGCAGGACCGGCGAGCGGTGCGGCCGCGGATGGGCATCATGCTGCAGGAGAGCGGCTTCTCGCCCGATCTGACGGTGGAGGAGTCGGTCGGCCTGTTCGGTGCGTTGAGCGGACGGGACGACGACGTCGGCCGCGTGCTCGGAGTCTCCGGGCTCACGCGGAAGAAGGATGCGAGCGTGTCACAGCTGTCCGGTGGGGAGAAGCGTCGCCTGGACTTCGCCACGGCTGTCTTCGGCGGCCCCGAGCTGGTGATCCTGGACGAGCCCACGACGGGCCTCGACATCCAGTCGCGGGATGCACTCTGGGCCGCGGTGGACCGCCTCCGTGAGGACGGCTCCACGGTCGTGCTCACCACCCACTACCTGGAAGAGGCCCAGCAGCGAGCCGACCGGATCGGGCTCATGCACGACGGCACCCTGCGCCGCGAGGGAACCGTCGTCGAGCTGACGCAGACCCTGCCGTCGGTGATCACCTTCGCCCTCCCACCCGGGGCGCCCGAGCCCCCGACCGTCGGAGCGCGCAACGGGGCCTTCCACGTCGAGACGTTCGACCTGCAGGGCGACCTCTACCGGCTGCTGGACTGGGCGCACGGCGCCGGGGTCGAGCTGGAGGAGCTGGAAGCCGGTCCGACCCGTCTGGACGACGTCTTCCGCGCCCTCGAAGCCGCCTGA